A single genomic interval of Lewinellaceae bacterium harbors:
- a CDS encoding alpha/beta hydrolase, with product MIPLLQSTLDAQGLSWRDILKRLENDRPQPNFVYSYASDDSLQYGELWLPEHGASHPVIVLIHGGCWLDQYPGAELVYYIADDLRSRGYAVWNLEYRRIGYPGSGYPGTFLDVARGMDYLQTIAGKHRLDLNRIVTMGHSAGGHLALWLAMRKNIPASSPLYRKDPLPVKNVISLAGIGDLAYFSHFGAPACGDNTVEELIDWSNRGKEAALEDTSPDHLLPFDGKQYLINGVFDAAVPPFIGLQYNEKSKAKNQESELIIIPDSGHFEIIVPWSDAWKKILPLVKEAMRS from the coding sequence ATGATCCCATTGTTACAATCAACGCTGGATGCTCAGGGGCTGTCCTGGCGGGACATTTTAAAGCGTCTGGAAAACGACCGCCCTCAACCCAATTTTGTCTATTCATATGCCAGCGATGACAGCCTCCAGTATGGAGAACTATGGTTGCCTGAGCATGGTGCCAGCCATCCGGTGATCGTCCTGATCCATGGTGGGTGCTGGCTGGATCAGTATCCTGGTGCCGAGCTGGTTTATTACATCGCCGATGACCTGAGGTCACGGGGCTACGCCGTCTGGAATCTGGAATACCGCCGTATAGGTTATCCGGGCAGTGGTTATCCGGGGACATTTCTGGATGTTGCCCGTGGGATGGATTACTTGCAAACCATTGCCGGAAAACACCGGCTTGACCTGAACCGGATCGTAACCATGGGGCATTCCGCCGGAGGCCACCTGGCATTATGGCTGGCCATGCGTAAGAACATACCTGCCTCCAGTCCCCTCTATAGGAAGGATCCTTTGCCGGTGAAAAATGTCATCAGTCTGGCGGGCATTGGAGACCTGGCTTACTTCTCCCATTTTGGTGCGCCGGCATGTGGGGATAATACGGTGGAAGAATTAATTGACTGGTCCAATCGGGGCAAAGAAGCTGCACTGGAAGATACCTCACCGGATCACCTGCTTCCATTTGACGGCAAACAATACCTCATCAACGGGGTATTTGATGCGGCAGTGCCACCCTTCATCGGGTTGCAGTATAACGAAAAGTCAAAGGCAAAAAATCAGGAATCAGAATTGATCATTATTCCGGATTCGGGACATTTTGAGATCATAGTCCCTTGGAGTGATGCCTGGAAGAAAATCCTTCCATTGGTCAAAGAAGCCATGCGTTCCTGA
- a CDS encoding arylsulfatase encodes MKLRIAGLIITLAVFTGCQKSPEEKLPNIIYILADDLGYGELGCYGQKLIETPNLDQMAREGMLFTSHYAGAPVCAPSRCVLLTGQHAGHAFIRGNDEWRERGEVWDYAKAVKDPNLEGQRPLSPDSILIPELLKTAGYATGMVGKWGLGAPLTDGIPNKQGFDFFYGYNCQRQAHNLYPPFLWKDTVKEWLHNPVVPPGTKLEPGADTLDPASYALYQQTDFAPTRMNEEAIHFIRSHKAEPFFLYYASPLPHLPLQAPEQWVRHYIEKFGDEKPYTGRNGYFPNRYPHATYAAMISYLDEQVGELLKELKIQGLDDNTIVIFSSDNGPTYTGGADTRYFDSAHPFATDYGYGKGFTHEGGIRVPMIARWPGHIAAGTSSDLPSAFYDVLPTLCDLAGVPAATHTDGISFLPTLLGENDRQEFHPYLYWELAEYTGQQAVRMGQWKGIRDHLFQDSLHIALYDLQADPMELNDVSRDHPDILKKLQEAMDSAHVPAVTERFRYKILGEEKD; translated from the coding sequence ATGAAGTTACGCATAGCAGGGTTGATCATAACACTGGCAGTTTTTACCGGGTGTCAAAAATCACCGGAAGAAAAATTACCCAATATCATTTACATTCTTGCCGACGACCTGGGTTATGGTGAGTTGGGGTGTTATGGTCAAAAATTGATCGAGACACCTAATTTGGATCAGATGGCTCGGGAAGGTATGTTATTTACCAGTCACTATGCGGGAGCTCCGGTATGCGCACCATCCAGATGTGTTTTACTTACCGGTCAACATGCCGGACATGCCTTTATCCGCGGTAACGATGAATGGCGGGAACGAGGGGAGGTCTGGGATTATGCCAAAGCCGTGAAGGACCCCAATCTGGAGGGGCAGCGACCTCTCTCACCCGATTCGATATTGATTCCCGAGTTGTTAAAAACGGCCGGATATGCCACAGGGATGGTCGGGAAATGGGGCCTGGGAGCGCCGTTGACCGATGGCATACCCAATAAACAGGGTTTTGATTTCTTTTACGGGTACAATTGCCAGCGTCAGGCTCATAACCTGTATCCGCCATTCCTGTGGAAGGATACCGTGAAGGAATGGCTGCACAATCCGGTAGTTCCTCCCGGGACAAAGCTGGAGCCCGGTGCGGATACCCTGGATCCCGCCAGTTATGCGCTTTATCAACAGACCGATTTTGCGCCTACCAGGATGAATGAAGAAGCAATCCATTTTATCCGTAGTCACAAGGCGGAGCCATTCTTTCTGTATTATGCATCGCCACTGCCACATTTACCCCTGCAGGCGCCTGAGCAATGGGTTCGCCACTACATTGAAAAATTTGGCGATGAAAAGCCTTATACCGGGCGGAACGGATATTTCCCCAATAGGTATCCACATGCCACCTATGCAGCAATGATCAGCTATTTGGACGAACAGGTCGGAGAACTGCTTAAAGAGTTGAAGATCCAGGGCTTGGACGATAATACCATCGTCATCTTTTCCAGCGACAATGGCCCGACGTATACCGGTGGGGCAGATACCCGGTATTTTGACAGCGCCCATCCTTTTGCCACCGATTATGGTTATGGAAAAGGATTTACGCACGAAGGTGGTATCCGGGTTCCTATGATTGCCCGGTGGCCGGGACATATTGCAGCTGGAACATCCTCGGATTTGCCATCTGCATTTTACGACGTATTACCAACCTTATGCGATCTGGCCGGGGTTCCGGCGGCAACGCATACCGATGGGATCAGTTTTTTGCCAACCCTTTTGGGTGAAAATGACCGGCAGGAATTTCACCCGTATCTTTATTGGGAGCTGGCAGAGTATACCGGTCAGCAAGCGGTTAGAATGGGGCAATGGAAGGGCATCAGGGACCATTTGTTTCAGGATAGCCTGCACATTGCACTTTATGATCTCCAGGCAGACCCGATGGAGCTAAACGATGTCAGCAGGGATCACCCGGACATCCTAAAAAAGCTCCAGGAAGCCATGGATTCCGCTCATGTACCAGCAGTTACCGAGCGGT